CCACAGCACAAGGTGATTTCGATGAAAATAATGGACTGTTAACTTTTACGGTGGTCAACTCTTCATTTGAAGCATTTCCTTCCCCGCCTCTCACATATTTACGCTGTGATTGCTGCTTTCTTCGTTTCAAGTTGACGATGGAGTTTATGACATCTGACGGTAGAGAGCTGTTGATTGATATGCCAATTCCTTGGAGATCATCACGATACTTCCTCTTAAAACCAGGCAGCTCTTTCAATCCTGCAACAAAGTTAAAGCAATATAAAGATCTAAATGCCAGGAAGAAATTCAGaaccaacaaacaaaaaacaatatCTTCAATTTATCACTCCATCGATTTCATTTGATTGCTTACACTCGGTTTTGAAAGAGCAATTTAGAAGAATGCATGCAATTTGGGTAGTGGAATTTTGAATAGGCGAACTATTTCAAtaacatgaaaaaaaaatgagGGTTTAATTGAGCCAACAAGACATGGAATGATGAGCAAaagaaaatcacagaaagaaaaTATGGGCATTTTGGTCATTTCTACGTCAAATTGCCAAAAACAGAGACAAAAACAATTATTGGAAATTTGGAATGGCCTAAAAAGGAAATTATAAATGAAATTTTAGCCCCCAAAACGACTAATGTTAAGGCTGAGCACACATCAGAGCCAAATTTTACTTTAAAATTCAGCCCATAACCATGAAAATTATATCCTAAAGTTACAGATACATGATCTGATCCAAACAATTTCCATGTCCTGACCCCTCATACCAGTTGTATTTTGCTGACTTTTGGTTTATACGAGTTGTGCCATTAAGATATACAGGGTGATGGAGCACCCTTCATGCTTATTGCATTCATCACTACTGcataacaacaacatcagagccttaatcacAAAATGTGGTgacggctgacatgaatcatcctttagaaccgttaTTGTATGATCGGACACCTCAAAATGCAAAGGGatagaaacaaaaaaaaagtgaaaaacgtATAAAAACACAACACAAAAGTCAAGATAAACATATAGCCTATAGGTATAAAAATCAAAAGCTCGGTTTTAGTTTTTAAAATTTCGATATAAAATACAAATTAGCCAAGCAAAAAATTCATGTTCGGAAAACCTTAAAAGTAAACAAAGGATGATTATATAAGGAGTTTTAAGTAAAGTGTTTAACAAATCTCAAAATGATAATGTTACCCAACCTAACCTATTACGGTAATAGTACGGGTGTAATTGTCGTGTGGTAGAATTTACCCTTTAGTCTATAGTGAGGCATACGGTTATCACATAAAAAACCATTGTCACTTTTCCATTTCAGTTTCAACCACCCAGCATTAATTCTGTGAGTCACATTCCCATCTAATTCAGTGTCTTTTAGATAATAGATCCTAACTATTGAAAGGAATTTGATCCATGAACAACCTTTCCATCAAAATTGATACTTCCTGCTTCTCTTGTTCCCACTTCACTAAACTTACACCCCAAATACTCATTCTTACTCTTACTCAGCTTAAACCAACGAGTCTCCAAAGTATGTTTCCACATTCCAATTTCCTTTTAAATCCTTcctttgtctcatcaatcaacacaatatcatcaacaaacatcatacaccaagggatgttaCCGCATAGGAGGTTAAAGATGTGAACAAAAATAAACCATACTGGAGAGAAATCAAATAAAGCTGCACACAAATGCATTACATTTCCCCTACTTCAGTCTGTAACCTTGTAGTAAATGTTTAAAGTTACTGGAAACAAACAATTTACCTGGAAGAGGCTCTTCATATACAGAGGAGTCATCCTCAGGATCACCACAATGACAGGTGAGATTGTGACTACTGCCGTCATTAGATCCAGTAATTCTATGCGACAGAATAAGAAAAAGTCAGAGATAACTATAAACAAAACTGACAATACAAAATCAATCTAAAATCGTGAAGGAGCTCATATGATTGATGTTCACATTGAAAATGGGCGACAGAAAACCATGCTAATCAAAAACTTCACAAGTTTGGGCTGGTTAGTCGTACTAAGATATCATCAAAACTTGATGTTTCTTGATTATTTTTCAAGATACATGCAGGTCATGCACTGATATACAAGAACCACATCCATTACATGTCTAAGACAGATACACAAAAGATAGTTGCAGATATTAAGGTTACGGATGACCCATTTGCATCACATAAAAGGCTCCGTCGATCAGCACAGAAACTAGAAGTCTCGATATGGAGCTCATGATTGACCCAGTTTGTAACACAATCCCATATCAAGCGCACCTAATGACCATTTAGTGCACAATTTTTTGCAAGCAACAAAGATTTTACAGATATAAGGATTGCTGACATGAAACATAGGAAGGGctaaaaaattgaaacaaaatatTGAATTTTCAAACTAGTGCGCTTCAATAGTTACACCCAATGCAGAAGCACACGTGAGGTGCCCTAGCTGTTTGCCTTGGGTTACAGGATTCGCTCAATCACCTACTGAATCGCAAATCGATTCGTACAACTACGACAAATTATGGTGCTTAATTGTTATTAAACCGAATTATGCTCTACTTTGAGCAAATTGAGTATTCTATTAGGAATTCAAATGGGTCGTATTACAAATCTGGTAGCCCTCGTTTTGCTTAGTGCCTCAATGAGGCAGGGGGTACATTCAAAACAAATATGGATGTATCCCCCTTCCTCCTCTCCTTCTCCCTCTGAAAATAACATAATCCCTTTGTCCCCTACCTTCAACGTGGATACTTGTTAATTATTGGATGTCGACCCCTAAATAATATCATCAGGGAGCCTCTCTTCCAGCTCTGCACAAGCTTTCACAACATGTTTGCCATCCTAACCTTCTTTTCCCCTAAACTAACCTTAAGTCAATATTAGAGGAAGGGAGGGGGGAATATGCAACCTTGCACATATCTAATGCTATCTAGAACTATCATAGAATTCAGATCAATACAAGTAGAATAAAACTATTCACTCCAATTATTTGGAATGCCCCATATGCTTTTTTCACATATATCATGAAAAGCATGTGGACTGAGCGATTGATAAGGGAAAGGGTAGGCTAATTATGGAAACTAGTTTACTCACTTTTCCAACCACCTCAGCCTTCAATCGCCGCTATCTTCGCATAAACACATCTAACCCTTCCGTCATTCAACACTAAAATACAACTCACCGCCAACCAGTTTAATACATCCTCCCGCAAATATCTCCTCTACACCCAGAAGCCCTTCTGACCCACACTATATTCATGCCAACTGTATACTAAAGTTCCTACTGCATGCCCGTTGAATAATCCAATGCCTCTAACGACACTCCAAATAAGCCATGCTTTTAGCTGGAAGGAGAAAATGGGAACGTGTTATATGCCCAGTCACTTTGAGGCTCTTATGGCCCTTCCCTTGAAATTCTTATATTAAATAATTGATGGATTAAGCAAGATAACTCCTCTAGCAATGACAAATAACTAGAAAGCAGGTAAACATATTAACTGTTTGTATTTGTATTTTGTGGCAGTTCAGAGAATAAGAAGTTTTGGTGTGGTGCAGCTCTTTCAGTGCAAAATATAGACAGTCATGCATAGGAAGTTTTGACAAAGAATATTGAAAATCGACTTCATACCTGTACATATGCTCGACAAAGTCATCAATTAATGTGGGCCAAGCACCTGTCAACCAataatgcaaatattatattaCATTTGTGTGTTAGCTGAAACTTAATCTGGTGAAATTGGTTCTCTCTTAGACTTTTAGGTCTTGAGGCCTACATACCACCAAAACGCTTCTTTCCAAACCCACCTACCCACCCACCTGCCTTTCAAATATTCAGCCTCATAACACTTTATGAATATGTAACTCCATAAAGTGAACTCTTTTCAGCCTAATTCCATCTTTACCAACAGCTTTTGGAAGTATGAAATGGGTAGAATGACTTGTCCGCATTCCAGGTAATGTCAGCGTAAACATCAATAAAATTATGTCAGCCTTCTTTCATTAACAAAAATGTTTGTCAATCTAAAGCCCTAAATTATGAGAGAAATGAAAAGAAATATTGAAGCCATTTCAGCTACCCTGAACCTACCAGCCAACTTGCCGGGTGCCATgggactacaacaacaacaaacaaaggaaTGCTGAAACAATTATTGTTCCACAAGGGACTATATAATACAAAATTAACATTATATACATATCAagttatgcaaaaaaaaaaaataaacacatCCAGCTGTTGGGATTCTTGCAGCTTAAAATATATACACGCTTGACCTCAAACCAATGAGACAATTAGAAAGTTTGCTTCAGAGAAACACCTATGCGAAGCAACAAAACGAGCTGTAGTATAGGAGAAGGAAACTGGGTCTGAATGTAAGATTTTCGATAACAAAGAAATTCAAAAGGATAGAAGGCAAACATGACCCATCAACGACACTTCATTTTGGTAAATGGAAGCATTACAGAAATCACTACCTTCAGGATCATACCCCTCCAGGTCTTCATGTACACACCGACTAAAAGCTAAAACTTGATGCCAAGTATCTTCTGATATGTTGTACCGATGGTTCTCCTGAAATTGGTAGCCATTGGAGAAAGTTACTTAATGTAAACTTCTGAAAATAGGAAGAAGGTTACGATAACTAGATGGAATCTGTTCATTGTGTGCGACAACAATCACTAAATGGAATCTGGGTGTGCATGTGTGTGTGTGATCGATTACTAACAGAATCTCtctgtgagagagagagagagagagagagagagagagagagagagagagagagagtggggTGGGGGGGGGCCAAAAGCAGCATAAGTGTACCTCAACAAATCCACAAAACTGATTAAGTAGCCGAAACCTTCCAGCAAGAGTTAACTTCCATGCACCAATTGCCCTACTTACAGCTAATATGGCTCAAAAAAAAATGTAGGCGTCATAAAACTGCTTCTGAGAGCTCTTATTCTCTTGACAAGAAGAAATATAATCAAATTATCCTCGGAAGTTGTCTTTTTGAAGCATTGACTTCAAATAACAGAAGGAAAATGAATAATACTCACTGATGTTCTTTTGACCATTTTCACGGCACATGAAAAATACAAAGTCATAGAATTTAGAAAATTCAGAGAAGTCCCCCTGTCAATATAAATGAACGTAATGTTATATTGAGATAAATATAATAATCATCAACTATATGAACCACTATACACCAGCATACTATATTATTATATCACATTATTTCTCCTTGGACTAAGATATAAAAGTATTATCTACCATTGTTTTAAGGCTGGCCATCAGCTTTTGTAGTTCATCCAAAATTGAAACTCTGCAAAAACAAAAATGTAGCACCACAGTATTAAATATCTTACACAACTTGTCGAGCTTTACTAAAACCAAATTCAGCTCAAATTTTATGATACATAAATGCTGCCAAATTAGCCCATACGGCCAATGCTTAGTTTTGATATGAGGCTGATACAAATATGCAACCAATACTAGCCCTATGGCTGGCTAAAAGATCGGAACCTACGACTAACCTTGTAAACGGGTCAGGTCGAGTCCGAGTCGAGCGATTttattactaattactaatttaCTAAAAAAAGAGTGTTTTAGTGAATCAGTTATTGATAAGGCAGTGTTTGACAATTGATCTTTATTATAATACAGATCGTATTAAGTGCGATTGTCAATTCAGGTTTCGGGTCTTATTTAGGTTATGTAATTTAGGAAATTTTCGATTTCAGGTCAGCTTTTTAAAATTGGATCATTCAGGTTCGGTGGGCTTTGCTAGGTATACCTAAGATCGAGTCAAAAGAAGAACAAACTAGCACAACATAAAAGGAAAACGGAAACGAAAATCCAATGAGACATTTCACTTATTTTGCCCGATTGTTGTTTGCCCGAAAGTTTTAGGAGAATAACTACAAGCGAACACAGGGATCATTTTTCATTGCACATGACTCAGAATGAACATTTGGTAACATCAATGAGGAATCTTGGGTCATTTTTTCTGCAAAATGCTTCAATATTACATTAAAAAAAAGTGGTGTGTCAAATAAAAACCTAAACTAGATCACTCTATGAAGCACTACCTCAAGTTTTTTCTTTTAGCCTAAAATTTTTAACTCTATTTGTTGATTACAAGTCAAAATCCTTGTGCGGATAAACAAGCTAAGTTCCCGACATTGACTTATTTCTATTTGCAAGAAACTACTTAGCATTTTATCTTTTCCAGAAAGTACCTACCTCCTATTTCTACCCAAAATTAGATAACCGTCGAATTTTGTCATCCATATTTATCTTTCTCTAAGTTTTAATACCATCTgatggagaaaaagaaaagtaTTAGTATTACTCGTCAAAAATAAACCCCGAGGTCATGATCTTGTTAAGTCAATGCCAGTTTTTAAAATTTGTTGCTATAAATCACTATTGTTGGACAAAAAGAACGGAATTTTAGGTAGTGTTTGGCAAAAGAATTATGGGCTCAATGAAGAATGCCCTAAAATGAAACATGGAGCTCAGTGAAATGAAGAAAGTATCTAGCAATTTAGTAATGCAAAGCACATAGAATGATGGCAGTTATAGGAGGTCTAAGAGCTTGCCACTTTTAGTAATAATTTCCTCGTAAGTTATAACATTATGATAAAAGAATTTACTAAATAGCAATATTTTATAAAGCATTGACCTTAAGATGATAACTTCAATTCAATACTATATAATTGGCCATTTCGTGTATCCTCATTACACAGCATACCCAAAGACTTTTTAAGTAATCATTAGTTGAAGAAAACCCAGCCAGATCCAAAAACACATCATTTAACCTGGAGTCCTGGACTCGAACAGTGTGATATTTTGCATAAGATCTCACCTCATACTGAAGCTAGAGTCCACAATCTTGGAAAGCTGTGACATTGTCTCTCTTGAGGATTTGGCCTTTTCTGAATCGTTGCTGTATGAATTTTCTGCTTCCCAGCAAGAATAGCCCTTCCCTGACTTGATTTCTGCATAATGAGTTAAAAGGTGTAGTTCAGAGCTGAATGGTGGAAATAATGATCAGGAAATGCTAACAGCACCCGAGGGAATGGAGATGAGATGAGCGCTGGAACTTAGAAGAGGGGCATAAAGCAAAAAAAAGTTTTAATATTTAACGAGTGCTTTGACAGGAATACTTCACATGAGAATTGTTAGAAAAAGCACATATTGAACCATTTATGTAAAAAAGGACAGCTACCCGTGCATTCTCACCAGAAAACTACAACAAACAGAGAATCACCCAACAAAGTTGCTActaagaaataacctttggtctcAAGCTATTAAACATAAAAGTGACTTAATAATATTCTCAATAATGATGTTAACTTGAAATAAACAATACAAGTATCAACTGAACATAGTTTGTAAACATGGACAACATTATCCCTGCTTTTTGCTTGCTGCTACTAGGCAGCTACTTGTTTGAACAATTTACTATGATGTCCGTTTTTTCAGTTTAATAAAAATCTATACATTAcattattattagtatttttGGATTTCAGTGTGAAaattacatatttttttttttgtaaatatcAACCGTGTCCCCGTCCCAGTGTCCATTTATGGACAGTGTCCCCGTGTATGTAATTTCCAACCTCGGAGTACCCGACACTCGGATCCGTACCCGTGTCCAACACCCGTACCCAATATGATTTGAGGTCAGCtagctgacatgaatcatcctttaaaaTTGCTCATGGgagaacgcacacctcaaaatgcgaaaaaaatagtaaaggaaaagtgaaaaacaaaaggggagtgaaacataatacaaaagttaAGGTAAACTTAGAGGTTTAAAATCGAAGTCCGAATTTCTtttgtaaaaacttaaaatttaaaacgAGAAAAGATTAAAAACGTTTTTGAAAATCTAAGTAAAATTTAAGGGTCCgaaataccttaaaagtgaaccaagtaaaatatataagaaagttgttGGCAAAAAAGTGTAATAAATCCAAGAAGgacaaataatttttttaaaaattaaataaaaacactaaatatgtcaaataacatcaaatactaaaaattcacatgtatcctttccctccattgtgcacTCTCCGTCACCATTCTCTCCTCAAGCCcaagaactctcatatcgtgctctataaCTCTCagccatgtctgtctcggtctccctccacccctaggAACCTTTTCCGTTCCCCAactctccagcctcctaactagtgcgtccataggtcttctcacatggccaaaccatcttagtcgattttccatcatcttgtcctctattggcgctacttttaccttttccctaatcacctcattccttaatcaaTCTTTTCTTGTATGGCTgtacatccacctcaacatacgcatctccaccacactcatcttttgaatgtgacaatgtttcacagCCCAACACTACACTCTACACTCAGAGCCGCAAAGGCGTGCGATAAacttttccctttaatctttggggcatatctttatcgcataaaaacccggaagcactcttccatttcaaccatcccgctttaattctgtgagtcACATCTCcttctaactccccatctttttgaataatagatcctagatatctgaagaaatctgacccctcaacaacattcctatcgaaaataatactccccaccTCTGTCGATCTCGACCCGGCCACGTCCACGTTAGTGAACTGAaccgacacctcaaatactcgttCTTAATCCTGCTTagcctaaacccacgagtctccAAAGTATgtctccacaattccaactttctctccaccccctctttcgtctcatcagtcaacacaatatcatcacaatatcattagcaaacatcatacaccaagggatgtcgtcctgaatatcccgtGTCacctcatccataactatagcaaagagaaaagatACTAAGtacggaaccttgatgcaccccg
The Silene latifolia isolate original U9 population chromosome 11, ASM4854445v1, whole genome shotgun sequence genome window above contains:
- the LOC141611832 gene encoding defective in cullin neddylation protein AAR3, coding for MDSSTSSLQFDIFHIYRLYSEIKSGKGYSCWEAENSYSNDSEKAKSSRETMSQLSKIVDSSFSMRVSILDELQKLMASLKTMGDFSEFSKFYDFVFFMCRENGQKNITVSRAIGAWKLTLAGRFRLLNQFCGFVEENHRYNISEDTWHQVLAFSRCVHEDLEGYDPEGAWPTLIDDFVEHMYRITGSNDGSSHNLTCHCGDPEDDSSVYEEPLPGLKELPGFKRKYRDDLQGIGISINSSLPSDVINSIVNLKRRKQQSQRKYVRGGEGNASNEELTTVKVNSPLFSSKSPCAVEGCLSKGFSGLFSAPRLRN